A part of Solenopsis invicta isolate M01_SB chromosome 2, UNIL_Sinv_3.0, whole genome shotgun sequence genomic DNA contains:
- the LOC120357014 gene encoding uncharacterized protein LOC120357014, whose amino-acid sequence MIVYSLTIFLTFSSILHNRNNFLYQVDINNVAENNFLRRILWTDECTFRSDGQINRRNEHHYAEENPHCRKETHIQGQFHINVWMGNLDDRVIGPHFFPENVTITEQVYSDFLEEILPVLLGDVAAMPNIISQQDGHPAYTSLLARTVLNREYQLRWIGIHSPCQEWPPRSPDLTPMDFFLWGYMRDIIYQTLPRDRNDLIAKIREASQRITPEMLRNVRGSIMRRIALCAEENGGYFEHLL is encoded by the coding sequence ATGATAGTTTATAGTTTAACAATTTTCTTGACGTTTTCAAGTATCTTACataatcgaaataattttttgtatcagGTTGACATAAACAACGTCgctgagaataattttttaagaagaattcTGTGGACAGACGAGTGCACTTTCCGCAGTGATGGACAAATTAACAGACGTAATGAACATCATTATGCGGAAGAAAATCCTCATTGCCGAAAGGAAACGCACATCCAAGGACAATTCCACATTAATGTGTGGATGGGAAATTTGGATGATCGAGTGATCGGGCCGCATTTCTTTCCGGAAAATGTGACAATTACGGAACAAGTTTATTCCGATTTCCTGGAGGAAATATTGCCCGTTTTGTTAGGTGACGTTGCTGCTATGCCGAACATAATTTCTCAACAAGATGGGCATCCCGCATACACGTCTCTTCTCGCTCGTACGGTTTTAAACCGTGAATATCAACTGAGATGGATAGGCATTCACAGCCCATGTCAGGAATGGCCTCCGCGCTCTCCTGATCTTACGCCAATGGACTTTTTTTTATGGGGCTACATGCGTGACATCATTTATCAAACATTGCCACGCGATAGAAATGACTTAATTGCAAAAATACGAGAAGCGAGTCAGAGAATTACACCTGAAATGTTGAGAAACGTTCGAGGAAGCATCATGAGAAGAATCGCGTTATGTGCGGAAGAAAACGGGGGATATTTCGAACACCTactgtaa
- the LOC105202563 gene encoding spindle pole body component KRE28-like: MLSKLRIDTEELSKNVTLLRANTRESIKRRDEFDAQTLLCTNNLEKRCNKNKNDIASVSFKLLDLANKYQTITKNHNAITELSSTKASKDLLDKTSRLALDIRNNVKSLMETRATKDSLNQLTDKVSLDIEKLVTMVNELEDNDTKERNTIRELNSKMATKDMIVDFRKKIEGKAEKTLIETSLASLDFTKDMISELRSDVSHRLLRLEGKTK, encoded by the exons ATGTTGTCAAAGTTACGTATCGATACCGAGGAATTGTCGAAAAACGTAACATTGTTGCGTGCTAATACGAGAGAATCGATAAAACGACGCGATGAATTCGATGCGCAGACCTTGCTATGTACAAACAATCTGGAAAAGAGATGCAACAAAAATAAGAATGACATCGCTAGCGTTTCGTTCAAATTACTCGATTTAGCGAATAAATACCAAACCA TCACGAAAAATCATAACGCTATCACGGAACTGTCGAGCACAAAAGCCTCCAAAGATCTGCTGGACAAAACAAGTCGCCTTGCATTAGATATTCGAAACAACGTCAAGAGCTTAATGGAAACAAGAGCGACGAAAGATTCGTTGAATCAATTAACGGACAAAGTGTCGCTCGATATCGAAAAGCTCGTAACCATGGTGAACGAGTTAGAAGACAATGATACGAAAGAACGGAACACTATTAGGGAATTGAACAGTAAAATGGCTACCAAAGATATGATTGttgattttagaaaaaaaattgagggAAAAGCAGAGAAAACCTTGATAGAAACGTCGCTTGCATCGTTAGATTTTACGAAAGATATGATAAGTGAACTACGTTCTGATGTATCGCACCGACTTCTCAGACTCGAGGGTAAAACGAAGTGA